Sequence from the Qipengyuania pelagi genome:
GGTGCCTTACGGCCTCGCCATAGCGAGCGCCGGATTGTGGATCATAGCCACCGATCTGGCTGCCGGAAGCGGGGGTACGCCGCTCGCGGGCTGAATACGCGATCTTAACCATTCGACCCTAGGCCGGTCGATTATACCAGCCCGCCATCCAAGCGCGGGCCATCGAAGGGGGCTTGATAAGCCATGGACAGGAAGAAACTGGTTCTGCTGCTCGTCGCACTGGTCATCGCGGTCGGTACGGCCATGGTGGCGCGCAGCATGTTTGCGGGCGCCGCCGCACCGCAGGCACAGGCGGCACCCGTGGTCCCGACCGGGCCCAAGGTGCTGGTCGCCCAGCGCGCCCTGCCCGCCGGCACGATCATCACCGCCGAATCGATCGGATTCCAGTCCTGGCCCGCCGAAATGGTGGCTGACGCCTATTTCCTCGAAGGCGAATCGGACATCTCGAAACTGCTCGGAACGGTGGTGCGCCATCCGATCACCGCGGGCGAACCTGTCACGCAGGGTTCGCTCGTCAGCCCCGGCGATCGCGGCTTCCTCGCCGCGGCGCTCAGCCCGGGAATGCGCGCCATCACCGTGCCCGTCTCCGCCCAGACCGGCGTCGCGGGCTTCGTCTTCCCCGGCGACCGGGTCGACATCATGCTGACGCAGGAAGTCACCGGCGTCGAAGGCCAGCCGCTCAAGGCGTCGGAAACGATCATGCGCAATCTGCGCGTGCTCGCCACCGACCAGTCGACCTCGCAAGAGACCGAGAACGGCAAGACCGTGGTCCGCGAATCGCGCACGGTCACGCTCGAAGTCACGCCCAAGATGGCGGAAAAGATCGCGGTCGCCGAAACGATCGGCCAGCTCAGCCTGTCGCTGCGCTCGCTGAGCGACACTCACTCCGATCTCGAAAGCGCGCTCGCCGCGGGCGACATCGCAATCCCCGACGATGCGACGCCGGAACAGGAAGAACGCCTCCTGCGCCGCGCCATGGCCCGGCCCGAAGACAAGGTCTCCTCTTTCTCCACCGGCGGCGACGTCTCGCGCTTCCAGCGCTCCAGCATCCCGCCCCAGGTCGCGCGCGATCCGGCCCCGCAGCAGATGGTTGCGACCGGCCCCGTGCAGACGGTGGCGGGCGCCGAGCCCGCCAAGCCGGCAGGACCGTCGGTGCGCGTGATGCGCGGCAAGCAGACCGATGCCGTCGGCATCGGCAAGAACGGGGCGGCCATTCCGTCCACCGCAGGCACGCGATGAGCGCGCCGTTCCAAGACACGACCTCAAGCGAAGCCATCAGGGGGCTTGCAAGCATGAAACCGCGTATCTCCAAGAAACTGCTGCCGATCATGGCGTCGAGGGCGGTCATGGCCGTTCTCGCACTGGCCCCGCTGACCGCGATCCCGGCCGCAACCGCGAACGCCCAGACGGTGGTCCGCCCTTCGCAGGACATCGTTCTGTCGATCGGACGCGGCGAGCTGATTAACGTGCCCGGCGCGATGGCCGACGTCTTCGTCGCCAATAGCGAGATCGCGGACGTCCAGCTCAAATCGCAGCGCGCCCTCTACGTCTTCGGCGTCGGTGGCGGCGAGACCACGATCTATGCCAGCAATTCGCGCGGCGACATCATCTGGTCGGCCAATGTGCGCGTGGGATCGAATATCGGCAGCATCGACCAGATGCTTTCCCTCGCCATGCCGGAAGCCAAGATCGCGGTCGCCACCATGGGCAACAACACCGTGCTTCTCACCGGCACCGTGGCCGCGCCGGAAGACGCCGCCGAGGCGCAGAACCTTGTCGAAGCCTTCGTGGGCGAAGGCACCAACGTCATCAGCCGCCTGCGCATGGCGACGCCCTTGCAGGTCAATCTCCAGGTCCGCATCGCCGAAGTCAGCCGCAACGTCGTGCGTTCGCTGGGCGTCAATCTGGCCTCCATCGACAGCACGCAGGGCTTCAAGTTCGGCGTCGGTCAGGGGCGTGGACCCACCACCTTCTCGCCCGGTCGCAGCCTCGGCGCGAATGCCGGGGCGATAACCGACTCGGTCCTCAACCCCGTCACCGGCGCGATCACGGAAGAGCCCGGCACCGCGCTTGCCACCAACAGCATCGGCACCACGCTCGGCTTTGCCGGACAGCTTCTGGGGCTCGACCTCAGCGCCGCCATCGACCTCGCGGAAACCCACAATCTCGCCGTGACCCTGTCGCAGCCGAACCTCACCGCGCTCTCGGGCGAGACGGCGGAATTCCTGGCGGGCGGCGAATTTCCGATCCCGCTGAGCCAGGGGTTCGGAACGACGACGGTCGAATACAAGAATTACGGCGTCAGCCTGTCCTATACGCCCACCGTTCTCGCCAATGGCCGGATCTCGCTGCGCGTGCGCCCCGAAGTTTCGGAACTGACTAGTCAGGGTTCGGTCACGCTGAACGGTTTCCGCGTTCCCGGCCTCATCACGCGGCGGACCGAAACCACTATCGAGCTGGGTTCGGGCCAGAGCATGATGATCGCCGGCCTGCTGTCGAACTCCTCGCAGAACGCGATCGAGAAGGCGCCCGGCCTCGGCGACGTGCCGATCCTGGGCAATCTCTTCCGCTCCACCAATTTCCAGCGCGGCGAAACCGAACTGGTGATCGTGGTGACGCCGTATCTGGTGAAGCCGATGAACGCGGCCGACGTGCGTCTGCCGACCGATGGCTATCTCAAGCCGACCGAGGGCCAGCGCCTCCTGCAATATCGCGATAGCGACGGCGTGACCGGCGGTGCCCGCCCCGGACCCGCCGCAGTGCCTGCCGCGCCAGCCAATCCCGCCATTTCGCGCACCATGGAGGCCGAGCCGGTGCTCGCCCAGTCCTACGATCCGCGCAACCGGGAAAAGAGCGCTTCCGCCAAGCCCGGCTTCAGCTTCAAGTGAGGGGACCGATTATGACTTCCCATTCCCAGCCCCGTCTTATCGCAGTGCCGATTGCCCTGAGTCTCGCTCTGGCCCTGGGCGCCTGTGCGGGCACGATGAACATGGAAAATCGCTCACTCTACAGCGTGAAGCAGCCGGTCGTCGAACGCTCCAATTTCATGCTCGATGTCGCGACCACCGGGGACGGCCTGCCAATCTCCGAACAGCGGCGCCTCGCAAGCTGGTTCGAGACGATGGAACTCGGCTATGGCGATCGCGTCGCGATCGACGATCCCAGCGCCTCGCTCGGCGTGCGGGACGATGTCGCCGCGCTGGCCGGTCGCTATGGTCTCCTGATCTCGGAAGCGCCCCCCGTCACCGCAGGCGCGCTGGCCCCCGGCCAGGCCCGCGTGATCCTGACTCGCTCCACCGCCTCGGTGCCCGGATGCCCGGACTGGTCGCACACCGCGGACGCGAACGACGCGAACGCCACCAACCCCAATTACGGCTGCGCCACCAATGGCAACATGGCCGCGATGATCGCCGATCCCGAGGATCTGGTGCAGGGCAAGCG
This genomic interval carries:
- the cpaB gene encoding Flp pilus assembly protein CpaB — its product is MDRKKLVLLLVALVIAVGTAMVARSMFAGAAAPQAQAAPVVPTGPKVLVAQRALPAGTIITAESIGFQSWPAEMVADAYFLEGESDISKLLGTVVRHPITAGEPVTQGSLVSPGDRGFLAAALSPGMRAITVPVSAQTGVAGFVFPGDRVDIMLTQEVTGVEGQPLKASETIMRNLRVLATDQSTSQETENGKTVVRESRTVTLEVTPKMAEKIAVAETIGQLSLSLRSLSDTHSDLESALAAGDIAIPDDATPEQEERLLRRAMARPEDKVSSFSTGGDVSRFQRSSIPPQVARDPAPQQMVATGPVQTVAGAEPAKPAGPSVRVMRGKQTDAVGIGKNGAAIPSTAGTR
- a CDS encoding type II and III secretion system protein family protein, which translates into the protein MKPRISKKLLPIMASRAVMAVLALAPLTAIPAATANAQTVVRPSQDIVLSIGRGELINVPGAMADVFVANSEIADVQLKSQRALYVFGVGGGETTIYASNSRGDIIWSANVRVGSNIGSIDQMLSLAMPEAKIAVATMGNNTVLLTGTVAAPEDAAEAQNLVEAFVGEGTNVISRLRMATPLQVNLQVRIAEVSRNVVRSLGVNLASIDSTQGFKFGVGQGRGPTTFSPGRSLGANAGAITDSVLNPVTGAITEEPGTALATNSIGTTLGFAGQLLGLDLSAAIDLAETHNLAVTLSQPNLTALSGETAEFLAGGEFPIPLSQGFGTTTVEYKNYGVSLSYTPTVLANGRISLRVRPEVSELTSQGSVTLNGFRVPGLITRRTETTIELGSGQSMMIAGLLSNSSQNAIEKAPGLGDVPILGNLFRSTNFQRGETELVIVVTPYLVKPMNAADVRLPTDGYLKPTEGQRLLQYRDSDGVTGGARPGPAAVPAAPANPAISRTMEAEPVLAQSYDPRNREKSASAKPGFSFK
- a CDS encoding CpaD family pilus assembly protein, with translation MTSHSQPRLIAVPIALSLALALGACAGTMNMENRSLYSVKQPVVERSNFMLDVATTGDGLPISEQRRLASWFETMELGYGDRVAIDDPSASLGVRDDVAALAGRYGLLISEAPPVTAGALAPGQARVILTRSTASVPGCPDWSHTADANDANATNPNYGCATNGNMAAMIADPEDLVQGKRGTGETVLLTSTKAIDAYREAPPTGTEGLTEAPTSGGN